The following coding sequences lie in one Cyanobacteriota bacterium genomic window:
- a CDS encoding ABC transporter permease, with the protein MQLVGFVSIQKNIEEVLALVGRAASNFAQITYAIAWGRFNIASFFTEANIFVYGVIIPVMVISIALGVVIGVQLGPEFVSKGIGSKLGILSALTMTRELIPVVGSLMIATQYGTGLAAELANMQITEQIDALKVFKVNHLEYLIVPKFLAAVIFSPIIIWLASIVAVASSYITVWLTEDLSFKGFMGSIWSYIKISDVTLCLIKSAVFAALIIIIATTLGLNVKGGAKEVGKATTLTVILSFVAIVAVDFLITSVYL; encoded by the coding sequence ATGCAGTTAGTGGGCTTTGTTAGCATACAAAAAAATATTGAAGAAGTACTCGCTCTTGTGGGCAGAGCAGCAAGCAACTTTGCACAAATTACTTATGCAATTGCTTGGGGCAGATTCAATATTGCAAGTTTCTTTACAGAAGCGAATATTTTTGTTTATGGCGTTATTATTCCGGTCATGGTTATTTCAATAGCACTTGGAGTCGTGATTGGAGTTCAACTTGGACCAGAATTTGTCTCAAAAGGAATCGGCAGCAAGCTCGGTATTCTTTCAGCTTTAACAATGACTAGAGAATTAATTCCCGTAGTTGGCTCTTTAATGATTGCAACTCAATACGGCACGGGGCTAGCAGCAGAACTTGCCAATATGCAAATTACCGAACAAATCGATGCGCTCAAAGTATTCAAAGTCAATCACCTCGAGTATTTAATAGTGCCTAAATTCTTGGCTGCGGTAATTTTTTCACCAATAATTATTTGGCTTGCAAGTATCGTTGCAGTAGCAAGTTCATACATAACAGTCTGGCTGACAGAAGACCTCAGCTTCAAAGGTTTTATGGGCAGCATCTGGTCCTATATCAAAATCTCCGACGTCACACTTTGCCTGATCAAATCAGCTGTCTTTGCTGCACTGATAATCATAATTGCAACCACGCTCGGGCTCAATGTCAAAGGTGGTGCCAAAGAAGTTGGTAAGGCAACTACATTGACTGTGATTCTGAGTTTTGTTGCTATTGTGGCTGTTGATTTTTTGATTACATCTGTGTATTTGTAA
- the rsmG gene encoding 16S rRNA (guanine(527)-N(7))-methyltransferase RsmG, with product MQNYPQHSDQFTKLYELYTDYNSHTNISAIKDKAEVYQKHFEDSLSIVPFLENTEANVIDVGTGGGFPALPLAIVLPQITITAIDGTGKKIRFVELAKEELELTNLTAITARAEELAHDQNHREQYDMAISRAVAELRILLEYTCAFVKPNGFIIAFKKQGIEEEIAMAQAAMHELSLKLIQQIDQGDKQLLVFKKTAKTTALYPRSNKEIKNKTL from the coding sequence ATGCAAAACTACCCTCAACACTCAGACCAATTCACCAAGCTCTACGAGCTTTATACTGACTACAACTCACACACCAATATTTCTGCAATTAAAGACAAAGCCGAAGTCTATCAAAAACATTTTGAAGATTCTTTGAGCATTGTGCCATTTCTTGAAAACACCGAAGCTAATGTCATAGACGTTGGTACTGGTGGTGGCTTCCCAGCTTTGCCGCTTGCAATTGTGCTCCCGCAAATAACTATCACAGCAATTGATGGCACTGGCAAAAAGATTAGATTTGTGGAGCTTGCAAAAGAAGAACTAGAACTTACAAATCTCACTGCAATTACAGCAAGAGCAGAAGAACTGGCACACGACCAAAATCATCGCGAACAATATGATATGGCAATATCAAGAGCGGTAGCAGAACTCAGAATACTGCTTGAATATACTTGCGCCTTTGTTAAACCCAATGGATTTATTATTGCCTTCAAAAAACAAGGTATCGAAGAAGAGATTGCCATGGCACAAGCTGCAATGCACGAACTTAGTCTCAAATTGATTCAACAAATTGATCAAGGTGATAAACAATTATTGGTTTTCAAAAAAACTGCCAAGACGACAGCACTTTATCCTCGGAGCAATAAAGAAATTAAAAACAAAACTCTTTAG
- a CDS encoding sulfurtransferase TusA family protein — MTLKHISNQAQEEVFQRNIFNIMPKETLNLKNTPCPINFVRTKLKLDEMQAGNQLSVSLDDGEAITSVTTSIQEEGHIIKSKTQQEDGSWLLEIIKTAS, encoded by the coding sequence ATGACTTTGAAACATATCTCAAATCAAGCTCAGGAAGAAGTTTTTCAAAGAAACATTTTTAATATCATGCCTAAAGAAACTCTAAATTTAAAAAATACCCCTTGCCCAATCAATTTCGTTAGGACAAAGCTCAAACTCGATGAAATGCAAGCTGGTAATCAATTAAGCGTCTCGCTTGATGATGGCGAAGCAATCACGAGTGTAACGACCAGCATTCAAGAAGAAGGTCATATCATTAAATCCAAGACTCAACAAGAAGATGGTTCTTGGTTGCTTGAAATTATTAAAACAGCTAGTTAA
- a CDS encoding DUF760 domain-containing protein, with protein MDFGDRRINKQKFEVEMGPILKFFLERDTEELTKLADDLSEEAGEFFGGSLAALLGTMPEELGETMITTHKSALRQILYSAMVTGYITKTVEDKVKLERLWNDQEPKKEEPKSNVLFDSIVARPEFN; from the coding sequence ATGGATTTTGGCGACAGAAGAATAAATAAACAAAAATTTGAAGTGGAAATGGGTCCTATACTTAAATTTTTTCTTGAAAGAGACACAGAGGAGCTTACCAAGCTTGCTGATGATTTAAGTGAAGAAGCTGGAGAATTTTTTGGTGGAAGCCTAGCTGCTTTACTTGGTACTATGCCTGAAGAGCTTGGTGAAACAATGATTACCACGCACAAATCGGCTCTTCGACAAATACTCTATAGCGCTATGGTCACAGGTTATATCACTAAGACAGTTGAAGACAAAGTCAAACTAGAAAGACTTTGGAATGATCAAGAGCCAAAGAAAGAAGAGCCTAAATCGAATGTGCTTTTTGACAGTATTGTTGCTAGACCTGAGTTTAACTAG
- a CDS encoding nitrite/sulfite reductase has translation MSKSIEELKTEVGGLEVWSHIEEASKIGYQAVNPDLVPLFKWYGIYAQKPNAEGYFMMRIKVPGGKLTANQLRTINDLTERYARGVADITTRQAVQLHWLRIEDMPTILQELKAVGMDTAGGCGDILRNVTGCPLAGLIEDEIFDASNDLVAIDSYFTRNKDFANLPRKYKMTVTGCTSWCSQPDINCIALVGVKHPKTGELGYGLKMGGGLSTKPMISRNFPVFVPRDKAKEVTIAATKVYRDNGFRDKRHKARIKFLIEDWGVDKFLEAIEAELGYSLERVELIRTMETGAPEYFPSPKVSHQDHLGINKLKNGHYAVGLAFVSGRSYSPDFANIASLIEKYCKDGEARTTNKQNLIIVNVLESKLNDLIKEAQELGLKTEHSAFTQLGVACTGTEFCNLAIVETKTKAKKLFDYLDKEFPGFAINGKAEDKSQELMISVTGCPNNCAQYSIADIGLVGAKIKTDSGEMLDAFRIFLGGRLGNNAQFGKALDGRFLHADIDVTLSKLLQYYTKHKKENEFFRDFVDRIGTVAIQSEALAQ, from the coding sequence ATGTCTAAGTCAATTGAAGAGTTAAAAACAGAGGTCGGCGGATTAGAGGTTTGGTCACATATCGAAGAAGCGTCCAAGATTGGATACCAGGCAGTCAATCCTGACTTAGTTCCACTTTTTAAGTGGTATGGAATTTACGCACAAAAACCAAATGCAGAGGGTTACTTTATGATGCGTATCAAAGTACCGGGCGGCAAGCTTACGGCAAATCAACTTCGCACAATAAACGATCTAACCGAAAGATACGCTAGAGGAGTTGCTGATATTACAACAAGACAAGCCGTACAACTTCATTGGCTCAGAATTGAAGACATGCCAACTATTCTTCAAGAGCTCAAAGCAGTCGGTATGGATACTGCTGGTGGCTGCGGTGACATTTTGCGCAATGTAACAGGTTGCCCGCTTGCTGGACTTATTGAAGATGAAATTTTTGACGCTAGTAATGATCTTGTTGCAATAGATTCATACTTCACTCGCAACAAAGACTTTGCCAACCTACCACGCAAGTACAAAATGACAGTAACTGGCTGCACTTCTTGGTGCTCGCAACCAGATATCAACTGTATTGCCCTCGTTGGAGTCAAACATCCAAAGACAGGCGAACTTGGCTACGGACTCAAAATGGGTGGTGGACTCAGTACTAAACCGATGATCTCACGCAATTTTCCAGTTTTTGTACCACGTGACAAAGCCAAAGAAGTCACAATCGCTGCAACCAAGGTTTATAGAGACAATGGCTTTAGAGACAAACGCCACAAAGCCAGAATTAAATTTCTTATCGAAGACTGGGGAGTTGATAAATTTCTTGAAGCAATAGAAGCAGAGCTTGGTTACTCTCTTGAAAGAGTTGAACTAATTAGAACAATGGAAACGGGCGCACCTGAATACTTCCCTAGCCCCAAAGTCTCTCACCAAGATCATCTTGGCATCAACAAACTCAAGAATGGCCACTATGCTGTGGGCTTAGCTTTTGTTAGTGGCAGATCTTACTCTCCTGACTTTGCAAATATCGCCAGCTTGATTGAAAAATATTGCAAAGATGGTGAAGCTAGAACAACCAATAAACAAAACCTAATCATTGTTAATGTACTTGAATCCAAACTCAATGACTTAATTAAAGAAGCGCAAGAACTAGGACTAAAAACCGAACACTCTGCCTTTACGCAATTGGGTGTAGCTTGTACCGGCACTGAATTTTGCAACCTGGCGATAGTTGAAACCAAGACCAAGGCCAAAAAACTTTTTGATTATTTAGATAAAGAATTTCCCGGCTTCGCGATAAATGGCAAAGCTGAGGATAAGTCTCAAGAGCTCATGATTTCGGTAACTGGCTGCCCAAACAACTGCGCCCAATACTCTATAGCCGATATCGGTTTAGTTGGCGCCAAAATCAAAACCGACTCAGGCGAGATGCTTGACGCATTTAGAATATTTCTGGGTGGCAGACTTGGTAATAATGCACAATTTGGTAAAGCACTGGACGGAAGATTTTTACATGCAGACATAGATGTCACCTTGTCAAAGCTGCTACAATACTATACAAAGCACAAAAAAGAAAACGAATTTTTCAGAGATTTTGTCGACCGTATTGGCACCGTGGCCATTCAATCCGAGGCACTTGCTCAATGA
- a CDS encoding GIY-YIG nuclease family protein produces MKYVYILESRDFNGKFYVGSTYDLKKRLLDHNSKNSGYTQKYTPWQLKNYFAFSSPEKANDFETYLKSSSGRSFSKKHF; encoded by the coding sequence ATGAAATATGTATATATTTTAGAAAGTAGAGACTTTAATGGTAAATTTTATGTAGGGTCAACTTACGACCTGAAAAAGAGATTACTTGACCATAATTCAAAGAATTCTGGCTATACACAAAAATATACACCGTGGCAACTAAAAAACTATTTTGCATTCTCATCACCAGAAAAAGCGAATGACTTTGAAACATATCTCAAATCAAGCTCAGGAAGAAGTTTTTCAAAGAAACATTTTTAA
- a CDS encoding bifunctional precorrin-2 dehydrogenase/sirohydrochlorin ferrochelatase produces the protein MSQNKLYPIFLKLENKKVLIVGGGLIALQKLVGLLNTDAAITVLAPTIINELYACKGVFPDIRHIKFIEREYELGDEKDFDLVIAATDINELNNTIANRCRDQLILVNSVDQMDYCDFYVPSIVDSGDVKIAISTNGKAPAIAQKLRLELERNLDNGFQDLVTKVSEFRTKVKKKFSKDSDSRRRMKLVCWYTDREWSKFQNKERVNVYQY, from the coding sequence ATGTCACAAAACAAACTATATCCAATATTTCTCAAACTTGAAAACAAAAAAGTCCTCATTGTTGGTGGTGGCTTGATTGCCTTACAAAAACTAGTGGGCTTACTCAATACAGATGCAGCGATCACAGTACTAGCTCCAACTATTATTAATGAGCTTTATGCCTGCAAAGGAGTGTTTCCCGATATTAGACATATTAAATTCATAGAGCGAGAATATGAACTTGGAGACGAAAAGGATTTCGATCTAGTAATTGCAGCGACAGACATCAACGAACTCAATAATACAATTGCTAATCGTTGTCGCGATCAATTGATACTAGTCAACTCAGTTGATCAAATGGATTACTGTGATTTTTACGTACCGAGCATCGTTGATTCAGGCGATGTCAAAATCGCAATTAGCACCAATGGCAAAGCTCCTGCTATTGCCCAAAAACTCAGACTCGAGCTTGAAAGAAACCTAGACAATGGTTTTCAAGATCTTGTTACTAAGGTCTCAGAATTTCGCACTAAGGTCAAAAAGAAATTCAGCAAGGACTCAGACTCAAGACGTCGCATGAAACTGGTTTGCTGGTACACCGATAGAGAATGGTCAAAATTTCAAAACAAGGAGAGAGTCAATGTTTATCAATACTAA
- a CDS encoding phosphoadenylyl-sulfate reductase, with product MTIPDWQELGLDFEEKSSKALEFALSELLKQGDIIFLTAFGSEGCIIFKMIADLINQGQLDKTMLVEDLDELKQEASHGRLAIVNLDTGYQFKETLELKDKLETKYGLKVIMLEPKHSVSEQDEEYGKDLFKTDPDQCCYMRKLVPLSNLLQNKLAWITSIRREQSSHRASALAFEYDKKFKLGKINPLIKWTKSDVWKYIHENQIPYNLLLDQGYDSIGCEPCTSPGEGRKGRWAGQDKIECGLHIQEEEMEQGGEFTI from the coding sequence ATGACAATCCCAGACTGGCAAGAACTAGGTTTGGACTTTGAAGAAAAAAGCTCAAAAGCTTTGGAATTTGCATTAAGTGAATTACTTAAGCAAGGAGATATCATTTTCTTAACTGCTTTTGGTTCCGAGGGTTGCATCATATTTAAGATGATTGCAGACCTTATCAATCAAGGACAATTGGACAAAACAATGTTGGTAGAAGACCTCGACGAGCTCAAACAAGAAGCCAGCCACGGTAGATTAGCTATCGTCAACTTGGATACTGGTTATCAATTTAAAGAAACTCTTGAACTCAAAGACAAACTTGAAACCAAATATGGACTCAAGGTTATTATGCTTGAGCCCAAACATAGCGTCAGTGAACAAGACGAAGAATATGGCAAGGATTTATTCAAAACCGATCCTGATCAATGCTGCTACATGCGCAAGCTAGTACCACTCTCCAATCTTTTACAAAACAAACTTGCATGGATTACTTCTATTCGTCGTGAGCAAAGTTCTCATCGTGCCAGCGCTTTAGCTTTTGAATACGACAAAAAATTCAAACTAGGTAAAATCAATCCTCTAATCAAGTGGACCAAGTCTGATGTCTGGAAATATATTCACGAAAATCAAATACCTTATAACTTACTTTTGGATCAGGGTTATGACAGTATTGGCTGCGAACCTTGTACTAGTCCCGGAGAGGGGCGCAAAGGACGCTGGGCAGGACAAGACAAAATCGAGTGCGGTTTACATATTCAAGAAGAAGAGATGGAACAAGGAGGAGAGTTTACAATCTAA
- a CDS encoding sigma-70 family RNA polymerase sigma factor encodes MRLDFSESTDLEIVELCQIGKKEAFKELVKRYQKNVFALLYQLAPEWRDLNDLSQEVFIRVYRGVHNLRNPKIFKSWLNQIVLNLFYDELRKRPRRVKTVSMDQTYEDDSGENEFIREVRDLKQKPDEIISSNETKNAIKKAMAQLPEQFRTAIVLRELQGLQYEEIAELLGCALGTVKSRIWRARERLQVLLEPFLQEAGYFHADGGFQSNAF; translated from the coding sequence ATGAGATTAGATTTTTCAGAAAGCACAGATTTAGAGATAGTAGAACTTTGTCAGATAGGAAAGAAAGAAGCTTTTAAGGAACTCGTCAAGAGATACCAAAAAAATGTTTTTGCTCTTTTATATCAACTGGCGCCAGAGTGGAGAGACCTCAATGACTTATCCCAAGAGGTTTTCATTAGAGTTTATAGAGGAGTACACAATCTTCGCAACCCTAAGATCTTCAAATCATGGCTAAACCAAATTGTATTGAATTTATTTTACGATGAGCTTCGCAAAAGACCACGTCGCGTCAAAACGGTAAGCATGGATCAAACTTATGAAGATGATAGTGGTGAGAACGAATTCATTAGAGAAGTTAGAGATCTCAAGCAAAAACCTGATGAAATCATCAGTAGCAACGAAACTAAGAACGCTATCAAAAAAGCAATGGCTCAATTACCGGAACAGTTCAGAACGGCAATCGTCTTGAGAGAACTACAGGGTCTGCAATACGAGGAGATCGCCGAATTACTCGGATGCGCTCTAGGCACTGTAAAATCGAGGATTTGGCGTGCAAGAGAAAGATTACAGGTATTACTTGAACCATTTTTACAAGAGGCTGGCTATTTTCATGCAGACGGCGGATTTCAGTCAAACGCGTTCTAA
- a CDS encoding uroporphyrinogen-III C-methyltransferase — translation MKRKTQAMLSLVGAGPGDPELISIKALKTIQKADVILYDSLVNPQVFNLAFENFDPYNKTKWIDSIDLAPDDFDSSVIYEWLNEQNQELDLLSPSNRREAKQPSKSRYPELIFVGKRKGHKSVKQEDINNLILDRLKAGQHVLRLKGGDPFIFARGVEELEIAKDNGYDYQVIPGLTSGLAVPVSRAISLTRRGQSDSVTLVTGHEIDELKLETWARILDSGSTLIVYMGLSNVVQILRGLKKNLDTDMPALAIHNGTLENEIVVTSNLQSLAQDMINHGIKSPAILIFGKYINPDLKIKIANELSKIKPEDKLETVWTAH, via the coding sequence ATGAAAAGAAAGACTCAAGCCATGCTTAGCTTGGTTGGTGCTGGTCCTGGTGATCCTGAGTTGATTTCAATTAAAGCCCTCAAAACCATCCAAAAAGCCGATGTGATTCTTTATGACTCACTGGTAAATCCACAAGTCTTCAATTTGGCTTTTGAGAATTTCGATCCTTATAACAAAACTAAATGGATCGACAGTATTGATCTTGCACCAGATGATTTTGACAGCTCAGTAATTTATGAATGGCTCAATGAACAAAACCAAGAGCTTGATCTTTTGAGTCCGAGTAATAGACGTGAAGCAAAGCAACCAAGCAAAAGTAGATACCCGGAGTTGATTTTTGTCGGCAAGCGCAAGGGACACAAATCAGTCAAACAAGAAGATATCAACAACCTGATTCTTGATAGGCTCAAAGCCGGTCAGCATGTACTCAGACTCAAAGGTGGTGATCCATTTATTTTTGCAAGAGGAGTAGAAGAGCTTGAAATTGCAAAAGACAATGGCTATGACTATCAAGTCATTCCCGGCTTAACAAGTGGTCTTGCCGTGCCAGTGTCACGTGCGATTTCACTCACTCGCAGGGGGCAAAGTGATTCTGTCACTCTTGTGACCGGGCATGAAATAGATGAACTGAAACTAGAAACCTGGGCAAGAATTCTTGACTCTGGTTCGACCCTCATCGTTTATATGGGTCTTAGTAATGTCGTGCAAATTCTTAGAGGACTCAAAAAGAACCTGGACACAGATATGCCAGCACTTGCAATACACAACGGTACACTCGAAAACGAAATAGTAGTTACCAGTAATCTCCAATCTTTGGCTCAGGATATGATTAACCATGGCATCAAATCACCAGCCATCTTGATATTTGGCAAATATATTAACCCCGATCTCAAAATCAAGATAGCCAATGAACTCAGCAAGATAAAGCCAGAGGACAAGCTGGAAACTGTTTGGACGGCTCATTAA
- a CDS encoding DUF378 domain-containing protein, which yields MHLINLISSLLLVVGALNWGLVGILDINIVEMLFGSFGMVVDLVYGLIGLSSIHYIMQGKLFPVQ from the coding sequence ATGCATTTAATTAACTTGATCTCATCACTACTCTTAGTAGTAGGAGCATTGAATTGGGGATTAGTAGGAATCCTTGATATCAACATAGTAGAAATGCTATTTGGTAGTTTCGGAATGGTAGTTGATTTAGTTTACGGACTAATTGGACTTTCATCTATACACTACATCATGCAGGGTAAATTATTCCCTGTTCAATAA
- the tpiA gene encoding triose-phosphate isomerase: MRKKIIAGNWKLNMTQDQTKSFLSEVSSKLNQNDLTQVQALVCPPFTSLAAAANAIKESGLTIALGAQNCSQHKSGAYTGEINTEMLKEIGVTHVLVGHSERREHFSEDNATINAKVKTGIEAGLQVILCCGESEATRESGETDAWVAGQIEAGIKGLELNDFASRITIAYEPIWAIGTGKVCDSAEANRVIKVIRGKLAQLLNQTTADATSILYGGSVKSSNIDEIMGQSDIDGALVGGASIQVAEFPALVASAAKEANKTVA; this comes from the coding sequence ATGAGAAAAAAAATAATCGCAGGTAATTGGAAACTAAACATGACTCAAGACCAGACCAAGTCTTTTTTGAGTGAAGTGAGTAGCAAATTAAATCAAAATGATTTGACGCAAGTACAAGCATTAGTTTGTCCGCCCTTTACGAGTTTGGCTGCAGCTGCAAACGCGATTAAAGAATCAGGTTTGACGATTGCACTTGGTGCACAAAATTGTAGTCAGCACAAGTCTGGCGCTTATACTGGTGAGATCAACACTGAGATGCTAAAAGAAATTGGAGTCACTCATGTATTAGTTGGTCACTCTGAACGTAGAGAACATTTCTCAGAAGATAACGCAACTATCAACGCCAAAGTTAAAACTGGAATCGAAGCTGGTCTTCAAGTAATTCTTTGTTGCGGTGAGTCTGAAGCAACAAGAGAGTCTGGTGAAACAGATGCTTGGGTTGCTGGTCAAATTGAAGCTGGCATCAAGGGTCTTGAGCTAAATGATTTTGCATCAAGAATTACAATTGCTTATGAACCGATTTGGGCAATTGGTACTGGCAAGGTTTGCGATTCTGCTGAAGCCAATCGTGTCATCAAGGTTATTCGCGGCAAGCTTGCTCAACTACTTAATCAAACAACAGCAGATGCTACTAGCATCCTTTATGGTGGTTCAGTTAAGTCTAGTAATATTGATGAGATTATGGGACAGTCTGATATTGACGGTGCTCTAGTTGGCGGCGCTTCTATTCAAGTTGCAGAGTTTCCTGCGCTTGTTGCATCCGCTGCCAAAGAAGCAAATAAGACGGTGGCTTAG